In one window of Hyla sarda isolate aHylSar1 chromosome 1, aHylSar1.hap1, whole genome shotgun sequence DNA:
- the LOC130290685 gene encoding uncharacterized protein LOC130290685 isoform X3 has protein sequence MEELRDAYLVWCYNCISDWWEYVKVKFRCFFQAKGRQQACAKKWDFRKLQRKLWSLQDLLQCGWDIKEELEETKKSLKRHFEEESKGIVFRSKVENLEKELFTETIRQNGEIRGITAPGPDRYEVKCSLYMDDVTVFCADHRLVTALVQTCEDFGRASGAKVNCGKSEAMLFGEWHLASSAPFPFTVKPDFIQILGVWFGKEGAALKSWQDV, from the exons atggaggaacttagggatgcataCCTTGTATGGTGTTAtaactgcatcagcgattggtgggaatatgtcaAAGTCaagttccgttgtttctttcaggcaaaaggcagacaacaggcatgtgcgaagaagtgggacttcaggaaactgcagcgcaagctgtggtccctgcaggacctgctccagtgtggctgggacattaaggaggagctggaggagacaaaAAAGAgcctgaaaaggcactttgaggaggaatccaagggaatcgtctttcgttccaaggtggagaacctggagaagg agctcttcactGAGAcgatccggcagaatggagagatcagagggatcaccgcaccaggaccagatcgctacgaggtcaagtgctcgctctacatggacgacgtgaccgtcttctgcgctgaccatcGTTTGGTGACTGCACTTGTCCAGActtgcgaggacttcggcagagcttcgggggcaaaagtcaactgcgggaagtcggaagccatgctcttcggggaatggcacctggcctcttctgcccccttcccctttactgttaagccggacttcattcaaattcttggagtctggttcgggaaggaaggagcggcccttaagtcttggcaagacgtctag
- the LOC130290685 gene encoding uncharacterized protein LOC130290685 isoform X1, which yields MEELRDAYLVWCYNCISDWWEYVKVKFRCFFQAKGRQQACAKKWDFRKLQRKLWSLQDLLQCGWDIKEELEETKKSLKRHFEEESKGIVFRSKVENLEKGEKCNAFFFRKLHACHTPLTELRDETGHMRRGKEEVVGVVSDFYSNLYAPKSSDPEAAERFLSELFTETIRQNGEIRGITAPGPDRYEVKCSLYMDDVTVFCADHRLVTALVQTCEDFGRASGAKVNCGKSEAMLFGEWHLASSAPFPFTVKPDFIQILGVWFGKEGAALKSWQDV from the exons atggaggaacttagggatgcataCCTTGTATGGTGTTAtaactgcatcagcgattggtgggaatatgtcaAAGTCaagttccgttgtttctttcaggcaaaaggcagacaacaggcatgtgcgaagaagtgggacttcaggaaactgcagcgcaagctgtggtccctgcaggacctgctccagtgtggctgggacattaaggaggagctggaggagacaaaAAAGAgcctgaaaaggcactttgaggaggaatccaagggaatcgtctttcgttccaaggtggagaacctggagaagggtgagaagtgcaacgctttctttttcaggaagctccatgcttgCCACACGCCcttgactgagctacgagatgagaccggacacatgaggaggggcaaggaggaggtggtgggggtcgtctccgacttctacagcaacctctacgcccccaagtcatccgaccccgaagccgccgagaggttcctgtcag agctcttcactGAGAcgatccggcagaatggagagatcagagggatcaccgcaccaggaccagatcgctacgaggtcaagtgctcgctctacatggacgacgtgaccgtcttctgcgctgaccatcGTTTGGTGACTGCACTTGTCCAGActtgcgaggacttcggcagagcttcgggggcaaaagtcaactgcgggaagtcggaagccatgctcttcggggaatggcacctggcctcttctgcccccttcccctttactgttaagccggacttcattcaaattcttggagtctggttcgggaaggaaggagcggcccttaagtcttggcaagacgtctag
- the LOC130290685 gene encoding uncharacterized protein LOC130290685 isoform X2 — MNSKIGLWSSRKLSIEGKALVLRSEVLPVLQYTAQAWPPHTTVCKGITWTVFHFIWGKMDRVKMTVMYKDPCKGGKGIPDIPTLLRSSFACVSVQWTLVEKTGSVGRSMSRLFLMPLWRQLGWDRWDSSIPYNWNAPWFYGDVVRFVREHQLEGLKPDLWKPKTIYKLIRAKNLTELVPGLPAATAETVWTNVASKRLTNGHKDLSWMAVKGGLSLRSFMHARNLCPTRSGPGALMWRKHLCTCFGSAPLHRVCWTP; from the coding sequence atgaactctaagatcggactgtggagctccagaaagctctctattgaaggcaaagcacttgtcctgcggagtgaagttttgcctgtgctccagtataccgcacaggcctggcctccccataccaccgtttgcaagggtATCACCTGGACAGTGTTtcacttcatctggggcaaaatggacagagtaaagatgactgttatgtacaaggatccctgcaagggtgggaagggaatacccgatatccccactctgctgaggtcctcctttgcatgtgtcagcgtgcagtggactcttgttgaaaagactggctcggTGGGccggtccatgtctcgcttgtttctcatgcccctctggagacagctgggctgggacaggtgggacagctccatcccttacaactggaacgctccctggttctatggggatgttgtccggtttgtgagggagcaccagctggaaggactgaaacctgacctatggaagccgaagacaatctacaagctcatccgagctaagaacttgactgagctggttccgggactccctgcagcaactgcagagacagtttggactaatgtggcctcaaagcggcttaccaatggacacaaggacttgtcgtggatggccgtcaagggaggactctctctcaggtcattcatgcatgcccgcaacctgtgcccAACCCGGTCCGGCCCCGGTGCCcttatgtggaggaaacatctttgcacatgttttggcagtgcccctttgcacagggtctgttggacgccctag